A stretch of the Rhizomicrobium sp. genome encodes the following:
- a CDS encoding helix-turn-helix domain-containing protein gives MQAVRLEYLSTLIGRDATARLISRSGLAPRGVLPGSVDLPTFWRLCTENIQLRNDETHGVAAEPVPRGSLSVLFTAAKEADTLLEALKRFTATARLIRKECRITLRRSGETIHLTTVPRDGNSLRAEIYVECFTVVTHCALRWMTGRRLDPVLVRGSATLRGVDDALLASLHAPMVRRGAGATIVYSLEDMQAPILAQKYKAWGDQEFESFRAMLEEHDGQALDGAATGFSVRQHLRKGLRSEKDVSDALHWSVATLRRRLTDEGMSFRRLSAEVRSAQLQDLLATETPIADIAEKMGFSDDRSLRRFCRDNFGRAPSQYRQLLRGLKA, from the coding sequence ATGCAAGCCGTCCGCCTCGAATATCTGTCGACCTTGATCGGGCGCGATGCGACCGCAAGGCTGATCAGCCGGTCCGGTCTTGCGCCGCGCGGGGTGCTGCCGGGATCGGTCGATCTCCCGACGTTCTGGCGGCTTTGCACCGAAAACATTCAACTCCGCAACGACGAGACGCATGGCGTCGCGGCAGAACCGGTTCCGCGCGGCAGCCTGTCCGTCCTGTTCACGGCGGCCAAGGAGGCGGACACGCTGCTGGAAGCGCTCAAGCGGTTCACGGCGACGGCCCGTCTGATCCGCAAGGAATGCCGGATCACCCTGCGCAGGAGCGGGGAAACGATTCATCTGACGACGGTGCCTCGCGACGGAAACAGCCTGCGTGCCGAAATCTATGTCGAATGTTTCACGGTGGTGACGCATTGTGCGTTGCGCTGGATGACGGGACGACGCCTCGATCCGGTCCTCGTCCGCGGCTCGGCCACGCTGCGGGGCGTCGATGACGCGCTGCTTGCCTCGCTGCATGCGCCGATGGTCCGTCGCGGCGCCGGCGCGACCATCGTCTACAGTCTGGAAGACATGCAGGCGCCGATCCTCGCCCAGAAGTACAAAGCCTGGGGCGACCAGGAATTCGAGAGCTTCCGGGCCATGCTGGAAGAGCATGACGGGCAGGCGCTCGACGGCGCCGCGACCGGATTTTCCGTGCGGCAACATTTGCGCAAGGGGCTGCGCTCGGAAAAAGACGTCTCGGATGCCCTGCACTGGAGCGTGGCGACGCTGCGCCGACGCCTCACCGACGAGGGCATGAGCTTTCGCCGCCTGTCGGCTGAGGTCCGCAGCGCGCAATTGCAGGATCTGCTCGCGACCGAAACGCCGATCGCTGACATCGCCGAGAAGATGGGCTTCTCCGACGACCGCAGCCTTCGCCGCTTCTGCCGGGACAATTTCGGCCGGGCGCCGAGCCAGTACCGCCAGTTGCTGCGCGGCCTCAAAGCCTGA
- a CDS encoding FecR domain-containing protein, translating into MQSRTKSPEIDDRAAEWAARVDAGELRPEEEAQLAAWLDADVRHLGAFAKARAIVLHSERARALGPNFDPDSFVPARGGDHQTPSAPVSRRRALWVGGVAASAAAVVLSGGAAWLAVAGRSYSTRIGETRVVPLEDGSIVTLNTNSEVAIHFTDDARMVRLLRGEALFDVAKNRKRPFIVNADGTSVRAVGTSFTVELLPEQPVQVLVREGIVEVKRPDQPAAPPVRLPANTRAVTPKDAPIVAQRVASAEVVRALSWRVGRLAFEGETLAQAAAIFARYSETRIVIDDPAIANKTITGLYVSNDPVGFSNAVALSLDLHTELAGDAVHIRP; encoded by the coding sequence ATGCAGTCAAGAACCAAGAGCCCGGAGATTGACGACCGGGCGGCCGAATGGGCCGCCAGGGTCGATGCCGGCGAGCTTCGGCCGGAGGAAGAGGCACAGCTCGCGGCGTGGCTCGATGCCGATGTGCGCCATCTCGGCGCCTTCGCCAAGGCGCGCGCCATCGTCCTGCACAGCGAGCGGGCGCGGGCGCTTGGCCCGAATTTCGATCCGGATTCCTTCGTGCCCGCCCGCGGCGGGGACCACCAAACGCCGTCCGCGCCGGTCTCGCGTCGCCGTGCGCTCTGGGTGGGCGGCGTGGCCGCGAGCGCCGCGGCGGTCGTCCTGTCCGGCGGCGCGGCCTGGCTGGCGGTCGCCGGCCGCAGCTATTCGACGCGGATCGGCGAGACCCGGGTCGTGCCCCTGGAAGACGGCTCGATCGTCACCCTGAACACCAATTCCGAAGTGGCCATCCACTTCACCGATGACGCGCGCATGGTTCGGCTTCTGCGGGGCGAGGCTTTGTTCGATGTCGCCAAGAACCGCAAGCGGCCTTTCATCGTGAACGCCGACGGCACGTCGGTGCGCGCGGTGGGCACCAGCTTCACGGTGGAACTGCTCCCCGAACAGCCGGTCCAGGTCCTGGTCCGCGAAGGCATCGTCGAGGTCAAACGTCCGGATCAGCCCGCCGCGCCGCCCGTCAGGCTTCCGGCAAACACGCGGGCGGTTACGCCTAAGGATGCGCCTATCGTTGCTCAAAGAGTGGCCAGCGCCGAGGTCGTTCGTGCGCTGTCGTGGCGGGTCGGCCGGCTCGCGTTCGAAGGCGAAACGCTGGCACAGGCGGCCGCCATCTTCGCGCGCTACAGCGAAACCCGGATCGTGATCGACGACCCCGCGATTGCAAACAAGACGATCACCGGGCTGTACGTCTCCAACGATCCCGTCGGCTTCTCGAACGCGGTGGCGCTGTCGCTCGATCTGCATACGGAGCTTGCCGGCGACGCGGTGCATATCCGGCCGTGA
- a CDS encoding TonB-dependent receptor, producing MRLSQKAALCGSLAISALAWPAGAWAQQAPAAQNPDTIETVVVTASRRSESVQDVPGQVTAMTGSNLDQIHAKSFEDFAAYVPGLSFQNTGPTSDLIAIRGVTTGGSQLSGAVGMYVDQVPVGASSSFGLAFQTLSVNTFDLSRVEVLNGPQGTLYGSNALGGTIKYITAAPNLDSYSALAEAEGSNTDHGSFSDGLRLMANLPIDPGTAAIRIDGVQEFNSGYIDDPGRGAKNQGSSNSFNGRASLLWQVTPDLDVRLGVFAQNIDGLGVNADFRDFATGKPVAGEYEQGFALRQPSAAQITLYSGVADWNLQWATLTSVTGYQVNHGEYLSDVSDVYNPLLAGVFGVLPYGLFVDTNTSKFTQEVRLASPDNTTFEWLVGGYFTSESTLENIDLRNYASPDHLFFGSAAFLGTLPSVYQEFAIFGDGTYFVTDDFDIGLGIRYSNNEQHYQQLAHGILVVPADPAEVTHEDAKSNQDVVTYLVNPRWHINEDVMLYAKAASGYRPGGPNFVLALGGGAPTFQPDSLWNYEIGEKATLFDKRLTLNADIYDIEWSQIQLTVNNGGINQIENGGNARVQGAEVSFAYQVDHALSVAGSAAYTDAKLTTPAPALGLAHSGVRLPLSPRYNFALSANYTFDIAQDYVGDLNVTDRYIGDRTSGYAGSPISPLYKLPGYNSLDIDLAVVMPHGLELDAYIKNVFDEAGQVSASTLANEYDPTAPVPVTLSQPRTVGLVLKAAIGP from the coding sequence ATGCGTCTTTCGCAAAAGGCCGCGCTGTGCGGCAGCTTGGCAATTTCCGCACTGGCCTGGCCGGCCGGCGCATGGGCGCAGCAGGCGCCTGCCGCCCAGAACCCCGATACGATCGAGACGGTGGTCGTCACGGCATCGCGGCGCTCCGAATCCGTACAGGACGTTCCAGGCCAGGTCACCGCCATGACCGGCTCCAACCTGGATCAGATCCACGCCAAGAGCTTCGAGGATTTCGCGGCCTATGTCCCGGGCCTGAGCTTCCAGAACACCGGCCCCACCAGCGATCTTATTGCGATCCGCGGCGTCACGACGGGCGGCTCGCAGCTCAGCGGCGCGGTCGGCATGTATGTCGACCAGGTGCCGGTGGGCGCGAGCTCGTCGTTCGGCCTCGCGTTCCAGACGCTGTCGGTCAACACCTTCGACCTCTCGCGCGTCGAAGTCCTGAACGGACCGCAGGGCACGCTCTACGGCTCGAACGCGCTCGGCGGCACGATCAAGTACATCACTGCGGCACCCAATCTCGACAGCTACAGCGCGCTGGCAGAGGCCGAAGGTTCCAATACCGATCATGGCTCTTTCAGTGACGGGCTGCGCCTGATGGCGAACCTGCCGATCGATCCGGGCACCGCCGCCATCCGCATCGACGGCGTGCAGGAGTTCAACTCCGGCTATATCGACGATCCGGGTCGCGGAGCGAAGAACCAGGGCTCGTCGAACAGCTTCAACGGCCGCGCCTCGCTGCTCTGGCAGGTCACGCCCGACCTCGATGTACGGCTCGGCGTGTTTGCGCAGAACATCGACGGCCTCGGCGTCAATGCGGACTTCCGCGATTTCGCCACCGGCAAGCCGGTCGCCGGCGAATATGAGCAGGGCTTCGCGCTCCGCCAGCCCTCGGCCGCGCAGATCACGCTCTATTCGGGCGTCGCCGACTGGAACCTGCAATGGGCGACGCTGACCTCGGTCACCGGCTATCAGGTCAATCACGGCGAATATCTGTCCGACGTGAGCGACGTCTACAACCCGCTGCTCGCCGGCGTCTTCGGCGTGCTGCCCTATGGCCTGTTCGTCGATACGAACACCAGCAAGTTCACGCAGGAAGTCCGTCTCGCCTCTCCCGACAACACGACCTTCGAGTGGCTCGTCGGCGGCTATTTCACGAGCGAGTCGACGCTGGAGAACATCGACCTGCGCAACTATGCAAGTCCGGATCACCTGTTCTTCGGCTCGGCGGCGTTTCTCGGAACCCTGCCCAGCGTCTATCAGGAGTTTGCGATCTTCGGCGACGGGACCTATTTCGTCACCGACGATTTCGATATCGGGCTCGGCATCCGCTACAGCAACAACGAGCAGCACTATCAGCAATTGGCCCACGGCATCCTGGTCGTGCCGGCCGATCCGGCCGAGGTCACGCATGAGGATGCGAAGTCCAATCAGGACGTGGTGACTTATCTCGTCAACCCGCGCTGGCACATCAACGAAGACGTGATGCTCTACGCCAAGGCGGCGAGCGGCTACCGCCCGGGCGGCCCCAACTTCGTCCTGGCGCTGGGCGGCGGCGCACCGACCTTCCAGCCCGATTCGCTCTGGAACTACGAGATCGGCGAGAAGGCGACGCTGTTCGACAAGCGGCTGACCCTCAACGCCGACATCTACGACATCGAGTGGTCGCAGATCCAGCTGACCGTCAACAATGGCGGCATCAACCAGATCGAGAATGGCGGCAATGCGCGGGTCCAGGGCGCCGAAGTCAGCTTCGCCTATCAGGTCGACCATGCGCTGTCCGTCGCGGGCTCGGCCGCCTATACCGACGCGAAACTCACCACACCGGCGCCGGCGCTCGGCCTGGCGCATAGCGGCGTGCGCCTGCCGCTGTCGCCGCGCTACAATTTCGCGCTGTCGGCGAACTACACCTTCGACATCGCACAGGACTATGTCGGCGACCTCAACGTCACCGACCGCTATATCGGCGACCGCACCTCCGGCTATGCCGGAAGCCCGATCAGCCCGCTCTACAAGCTGCCGGGCTACAATTCGCTGGATATCGATCTGGCGGTGGTGATGCCGCACGGCCTCGAACTCGACGCCTATATCAAGAACGTGTTCGACGAAGCGGGGCAGGTCTCGGCGTCGACGCTGGCGAACGAATACGATCCCACCGCGCCGGTGCCGGTCACGCTGTCCCAGCCGCGCACGGTCGGATTGGTGCTGAAGGCTGCCATCGGCCCATAA
- a CDS encoding carboxylesterase family protein — protein sequence MTDIETGIFCVGETTSGRIQGLVSGGIRQFKAVPYGASTAGAGRFRAPRKAVPWTGTRECFGYGPVSPQVPTDLTNSYGQLIQYDVAVSEGGMGEDCLHLNLWTPGLRDGAKRPVIVSIHGGGYGISSGNGRMYDGAELARLGDVVVVSVTHRLASFGYLNLRDAGGGGDDDAAAGHAGIMDLVLALEWVRDNIAGFGGDPNRVLIFGQSGGGWKVSTLLATPAAKGLFHRAGIQSGSQLRLQTREQSAAVAAALIAELGLAKATADRIRDVPWQVLLAAQTKIGALNFSPVLDGRYLPHHPFDPKAPEESADIPLVISTTLDDAGLFFADFDLDEAGLKAKLRGRHGDIADTMLRLYREKWPAKSPFLTFAQIMTDYGFRRFAYAQAERKAEQARAPVYFYQWDWATPAFDGRWGAAHATDVSASFGNSRDAIMGGGAEPGRRLCKALVSAWAAFAATGDPNNANIPQWPRFDAHRRATMIFDETIQVANDPNREQRLFWEDRPPANSVYD from the coding sequence ATGACCGACATCGAGACTGGCATTTTCTGCGTCGGCGAAACGACGTCGGGCCGCATCCAGGGACTCGTCAGCGGCGGCATAAGGCAGTTCAAGGCCGTCCCCTATGGCGCCTCGACCGCGGGCGCGGGCCGCTTCCGGGCGCCGCGGAAAGCGGTGCCCTGGACCGGAACGCGCGAGTGTTTCGGTTACGGGCCGGTCTCGCCGCAGGTTCCGACCGACCTGACCAATTCCTACGGCCAGCTCATTCAATACGACGTCGCCGTGTCCGAGGGCGGCATGGGCGAGGATTGCCTGCACCTCAATCTCTGGACGCCGGGACTGCGCGACGGCGCAAAGCGGCCGGTGATCGTCTCCATCCATGGCGGCGGCTATGGCATCAGCTCGGGCAATGGCCGGATGTATGACGGCGCCGAGCTCGCCCGTCTCGGCGATGTCGTGGTCGTGTCGGTGACCCACAGGCTGGCAAGCTTCGGCTATCTCAACCTCCGCGACGCCGGCGGCGGCGGCGATGACGACGCTGCCGCCGGCCATGCGGGGATCATGGACCTCGTGCTCGCGCTCGAATGGGTGCGCGACAACATCGCGGGCTTCGGCGGCGATCCGAACCGGGTGCTGATCTTCGGGCAATCCGGCGGCGGCTGGAAGGTGAGCACGCTGCTCGCCACGCCGGCCGCGAAAGGCCTGTTCCATCGCGCCGGCATCCAGAGCGGCTCCCAGCTCAGATTGCAGACGCGCGAACAGTCCGCCGCCGTCGCGGCTGCGCTCATCGCCGAGCTCGGACTCGCCAAGGCGACGGCCGACAGGATCCGGGACGTTCCCTGGCAAGTCCTGCTCGCCGCACAGACCAAGATCGGCGCGCTGAATTTCAGCCCCGTTCTCGATGGGCGGTACCTGCCGCACCATCCCTTCGACCCCAAGGCGCCGGAAGAGAGCGCCGACATACCGCTCGTCATATCGACCACGCTGGACGATGCCGGCCTGTTCTTCGCCGATTTCGATCTCGATGAGGCCGGCCTGAAGGCGAAGCTGCGCGGCCGGCATGGCGATATCGCCGATACGATGCTGCGTCTGTACCGGGAAAAATGGCCCGCGAAATCGCCCTTCCTGACCTTTGCGCAGATCATGACGGATTACGGCTTCCGCCGCTTCGCCTATGCGCAGGCGGAACGGAAGGCCGAGCAGGCGCGTGCGCCGGTCTATTTCTATCAATGGGATTGGGCGACTCCCGCGTTCGACGGCCGCTGGGGCGCCGCGCATGCCACCGACGTGTCCGCGTCGTTCGGCAATAGCCGCGATGCGATCATGGGCGGCGGCGCCGAACCCGGCCGCAGGCTGTGCAAGGCCCTTGTCTCCGCCTGGGCGGCATTCGCCGCCACCGGCGATCCGAACAATGCCAACATTCCCCAATGGCCGAGATTCGATGCCCATCGCCGTGCGACGATGATCTTCGACGAGACGATCCAGGTAGCAAACGATCCGAACCGTGAGCAAAGGTTGTTCTGGGAAGATCGGCCGCCGGCGAACAGCGTCTACGACTGA
- a CDS encoding DUF6491 family protein, which translates to MRLSLPILASVCGLLLAAAPAAADPAARHSQCFFVNGFENWKAPDARTIYIRVNLHRYYRLDLANSCSALLMPDSHLITKWRGSSSVCSALDWDLKVSQGFPGAATPCIVKTMTELTAEEAAAIPKKFKP; encoded by the coding sequence ATGCGCCTGTCCCTTCCTATCCTGGCGTCGGTTTGCGGTCTGCTTCTGGCAGCCGCGCCGGCAGCCGCCGATCCGGCGGCACGGCACTCGCAGTGCTTCTTCGTGAACGGCTTCGAGAACTGGAAGGCGCCGGATGCCAGGACGATCTATATCCGGGTCAATCTGCACCGCTATTACCGCCTCGATCTCGCGAACTCCTGTTCGGCGCTGCTGATGCCGGATTCTCACCTCATCACCAAATGGCGGGGCTCCAGTTCGGTCTGCTCGGCGCTCGACTGGGACCTGAAGGTCAGCCAAGGGTTTCCCGGCGCGGCCACACCCTGCATCGTCAAGACGATGACGGAGCTGACGGCGGAAGAAGCTGCCGCGATCCCGAAGAAGTTCAAGCCGTAA
- a CDS encoding sigma-70 family RNA polymerase sigma factor — MCRVSDARALWLARHVLPVEPALRAWLRRRGLSDFDVDDLVQETYAKFITLDSVDAIRDPKSYAFQVAHSIFVSRIRRARIVPIQASADLSEMSIPAHDGTPEDILEARDELLELAGALASLPTRCRTAFLLRRVDGLSQRQVAQHLGISEKTVENYMTQAIRFLMDRYGRGGKPRVGASKDVTGETKTRNAVKNQEPGD, encoded by the coding sequence ATGTGTCGCGTCTCCGATGCGCGTGCGCTCTGGCTCGCGCGCCATGTCCTGCCGGTCGAACCCGCCTTGCGCGCGTGGCTTCGCCGGCGGGGGCTGTCGGATTTCGACGTCGACGATCTGGTGCAGGAGACCTACGCGAAATTCATCACGCTGGACTCGGTCGACGCCATTCGCGATCCCAAGAGCTATGCGTTCCAGGTGGCGCATTCGATCTTCGTGAGCCGGATCCGGCGGGCGCGGATCGTGCCGATCCAGGCGAGCGCCGACCTCAGCGAGATGTCGATCCCGGCCCATGACGGGACGCCGGAGGACATCCTGGAGGCGCGCGACGAGCTCCTCGAGCTGGCGGGCGCCCTGGCCAGCCTGCCGACCCGCTGCCGCACCGCCTTCCTGCTGCGCCGGGTCGACGGCCTGTCCCAACGCCAAGTCGCGCAACATCTTGGGATCAGCGAGAAAACCGTGGAAAATTACATGACCCAGGCCATCCGCTTCCTCATGGATCGGTATGGCCGTGGGGGGAAACCACGGGTCGGCGCGTCCAAGGACGTAACGGGAGAGACCAAGACTCGAAATGCAGTCAAGAACCAAGAGCCCGGAGATTGA
- a CDS encoding prolyl oligopeptidase family serine peptidase yields the protein MIRKTPLARIAVGWVSLFLWSQHALASVLTEQDVLDRAWADKPLFATENMIPSWIAHTHRFIYSEMNGGTGKLVDFDADTGRAAPLGEGQGAAVSPDGRSMLFLAHGADGKGTVLWMMGTDGTGRHMVDSGDRVDPTGAQYVTWTSYHWSPDGRHFFRMALSLNQLANVKPSGETSTVHAYPIDTSQDSRLASKIAVFSAAGDLLRKWTVKQAVPDVEWLGNGALVYSRTDGRPVFTAHAAVYAFDIQSGREEKLFDGFGRQVTYRPAASPDGGRIAFIADPGEPVFTPGRRELAVFDVRTHAVKVLTENAAIQSPRWSDDGRTLYFTDGMSTQRQLKAVLADGRIVVLSTELGQTLGLSQSDDGRWAAWTVHKPFEAFVIHVAPGTLPAPLQATRTLDVQPASFGPEFGTTTALTWKSPDGTVIDGLLTVPPGYDRHRTYPLVVQVHGGPQGGVEMTDYGWPGDGYFDALLASRGYMVLRPDYRASGELGWGPYIRSKNAGRIFADDRADIESGVQMLIDGGSVDPTRLILIGLSYGGAMTNYIATHSTMFRAAITYEGLDYLTDWGGRPEWPDHNVSVEWEMGGTPFDRLPTYMANSVVPALRTASTPMMLVNGEHGINSASSPLIYNSLRLRGIDAQFLYYEGEGHGIQQHVNQADFLARIMAWIGKYAPVKE from the coding sequence ATGATCAGGAAGACGCCGCTCGCGCGTATCGCAGTCGGATGGGTTTCGTTGTTCCTGTGGTCGCAGCATGCGCTCGCATCGGTCCTGACCGAGCAGGACGTGCTCGATAGAGCCTGGGCCGACAAGCCGCTGTTTGCGACCGAGAACATGATCCCCTCCTGGATCGCGCATACCCACCGCTTCATCTACAGCGAGATGAACGGCGGCACGGGGAAGCTGGTCGACTTCGACGCCGATACGGGCCGTGCCGCGCCGCTTGGCGAGGGGCAGGGCGCCGCCGTGTCGCCGGACGGCCGCAGCATGCTCTTCCTGGCGCATGGCGCCGACGGGAAAGGCACCGTCCTATGGATGATGGGCACCGACGGCACCGGACGGCACATGGTCGATAGCGGCGATCGGGTCGATCCCACGGGCGCGCAATATGTGACCTGGACGTCCTATCACTGGTCGCCCGACGGCCGCCATTTCTTCCGGATGGCGCTGTCGCTCAACCAGCTTGCGAATGTGAAGCCCAGCGGTGAAACCTCGACGGTGCACGCCTATCCGATCGATACGTCGCAGGATTCGCGTCTGGCCTCGAAGATCGCGGTATTTTCGGCGGCGGGCGATCTGCTGCGCAAATGGACGGTCAAGCAGGCCGTGCCGGATGTCGAATGGCTCGGCAATGGCGCGCTCGTCTACAGCCGCACCGACGGCCGTCCCGTCTTCACGGCGCACGCGGCGGTGTACGCCTTCGACATCCAAAGCGGCCGTGAAGAAAAACTCTTCGACGGCTTCGGCCGGCAGGTCACCTACAGGCCCGCGGCAAGTCCGGACGGCGGGCGGATCGCGTTCATCGCCGATCCGGGCGAGCCGGTCTTCACGCCCGGGCGGCGCGAGCTTGCGGTGTTCGACGTCAGGACGCATGCCGTCAAGGTCCTCACGGAAAACGCCGCGATCCAATCGCCGCGCTGGTCCGACGACGGACGGACGCTGTATTTCACCGACGGTATGTCGACGCAGCGGCAGCTGAAGGCGGTTCTCGCCGACGGTCGGATCGTCGTGCTCAGCACCGAACTCGGCCAGACGCTCGGCCTGTCGCAGTCGGACGACGGAAGATGGGCGGCATGGACCGTCCACAAGCCGTTCGAGGCGTTCGTCATCCATGTCGCGCCCGGCACGCTTCCCGCGCCGTTGCAGGCGACCCGCACGCTCGATGTCCAGCCGGCCTCGTTCGGTCCGGAGTTCGGCACGACGACCGCGCTGACCTGGAAGAGCCCGGACGGCACCGTGATCGACGGATTGCTCACCGTGCCGCCCGGTTATGACAGGCACAGGACATATCCCCTGGTCGTGCAGGTCCATGGGGGGCCGCAAGGCGGCGTCGAGATGACCGATTACGGCTGGCCCGGCGACGGCTATTTCGATGCGCTGCTCGCATCGCGCGGCTATATGGTGCTGCGGCCCGATTATCGCGCGAGCGGCGAACTGGGCTGGGGCCCCTATATCCGTTCCAAGAACGCGGGCCGGATATTCGCCGACGACCGCGCCGACATCGAAAGCGGCGTGCAGATGCTGATCGACGGCGGCTCGGTCGATCCTACGCGCCTCATCCTCATCGGCCTCAGTTATGGCGGCGCCATGACCAATTACATCGCGACCCATTCGACGATGTTCCGTGCCGCCATCACCTATGAGGGGCTGGACTATCTCACCGATTGGGGCGGTCGGCCGGAATGGCCGGACCACAACGTCTCGGTCGAATGGGAGATGGGCGGCACGCCGTTCGATCGGCTTCCCACCTATATGGCGAACTCGGTCGTTCCGGCGCTTCGCACGGCGTCGACGCCGATGATGCTGGTCAATGGCGAACATGGGATCAATTCCGCCTCGTCGCCGCTGATCTACAACAGCCTCAGGCTTCGCGGGATCGACGCACAGTTCCTCTATTACGAGGGCGAGGGGCACGGCATTCAGCAGCATGTGAACCAGGCCGATTTCCTGGCCCGCATCATGGCGTGGATCGGGAAATATGCGCCGGTGAAGGAATGA